CCAATATTGTTCATGCATCCAATAGATTGTGAATTAGCAGCAATGGATGGAACCGGTCACACAAGTGACTATGCAGACCATTATTATGCAAAAATAAGGGGTAAATGCAGAAAAAGCTACATTAAAAACCATATCGCAATCGATGTCGACACAAGAATGATCTTAAATTACGCAGCAAATCGAGGTCCAAAATACGATACACAATTCGCAATCGCATCAATAAGACAATTAAAATCCTACAAACCACATTACATCCTAGCAGACAGAGCATGAGACACAGAAGCGATAAGAAAATGCATAAATGAAGAAGTAGGTGCATTCGACCAAATACCATTAAAAACAAGAGCAAAAACATGACATTACAGATTGAATAGTGCGACAATCTTCTGGCACGACGTTTACGCATGAAGAATGAACGTAGAAAGTGTAATTTATGTAATAAAAAGAAGATTCAACGGAGGGAACTATAGTAGGAGCACAAAACTCCAAAATAAAGAAACAAAACTCAAAGATGTATTATACAACATCTACAGAGCAATTCAAGTATTTTAAATGAGGGTTTCTACAAGGTTCAAAAATGATATAATAAGCTTTGATGACCTGCCGACCAAAGACGAATTAAGGTTGGCATTGCAGTTTGCAGACGATAACCTAAAGCTTTGGATTTTAACAATAATATCCTCCGGAATGACCAGAGTTGAAGCAAAATCAATTACAAACGAAGATTTTTTCGAATGGACTAGACCATATCACAAAAAGGACAATTTCGCCGATGCGATGAAATATTTGTCTAGAAAAAACAATGTGGTATGCACATGCAAATTGGTAAGGCAGAAAACCGATAAGCCATACTACACATTCCTCAACCCAGAATGCGTTCAGAATATTGCTCGAGTAAAAATGAAGCAGAACGACTTCAATTTACATGAACCGCTTTTGAAATATGGGCTTAACTATGTAAACTACAAATTCAAGATGCTCAACGATTATCTTGGATTAGGCCAAGCCGGCGGCTTTGCACGCCTAAGACCGCACATGTTTAGAAAATTCAACTCCACATACCTCAATCAGGGCACCCTTGAAGGAGAACTTCTTGGAATGGATAGCATTGATCTATTGCATGGACGTGGAAAAAACAAGACACGGGCCGCTTATTTCAAGGACAATCCCGACTTTTTGAAGTTCAAATATATCAAGGTGATGAGCAACATATCGCTTTACCGCCGATACGAATGGAAAATAGTCAACGGTAAAGTGAAGGTGATTTCAAAGCCTTTATAAATTTTAAATATTGCT
This portion of the uncultured Methanobrevibacter sp. genome encodes:
- a CDS encoding transposase, translated to PILFMHPIDCELAAMDGTGHTSDYADHYYAKIRGKCRKSYIKNHIAIDVDTRMILNYAANRGPKYDTQFAIASIRQLKSYKPHYILADRA